A DNA window from Impatiens glandulifera chromosome 7, dImpGla2.1, whole genome shotgun sequence contains the following coding sequences:
- the LOC124945002 gene encoding putative bifunctional UDP-N-acetylglucosamine transferase and deubiquitinase ALG13, protein MKVMKAMKKLKFWSRKKKTKKPYFDHNPPPPERQPPPPPPPPPCHCCYSGHLFQPSAPPPPLPPWMEQNQTNQVLLPSDQLGYSDLFHNQAQEIVSYQQYMVHEPVYGVPIEPRNTREKNIGFPSFLINFGKYIFQCFCPCVNNREIH, encoded by the coding sequence ATGAAAGTGATGAAGGCCATGAAAAAACTCAAATTCTGGTCCAGAAAGAAGAAAACGAAGAAGCCATATTTCGATCATAACCCCCCACCTCCTGAGAGGcagccgccgccgccgccgccaccACCTCCTTGCCATTGCTGTTACTCCGGGCATCTATTCCAGCCATCAGCACCGCCACCGCCACTGCCACCATGGATGGAGCAAAACCAGACAAATCAGGTCCTTCTTCCCTCTGATCAGTTAGGCTATTCTGATCTGTTTCACAATCAAGCTCAGGAAATCGTATCATATCAACAGTACATGGTTCACGAACCAGTTTATGGAGTGCCAATAGAACCTCGAAATACAAGAGAGAAAAACATTGGATTTCCGAGCTTCCTTATCAACTTTGGCAAGTATATTTTTCAGTGCTTCTGCCCTTGTGTTAACAATCGAGAAATCCATtga
- the LOC124945001 gene encoding DExH-box ATP-dependent RNA helicase DExH9 yields the protein MGSAKRKFSVGLSEVSSPPSKQLKEDDMLITDDSVACVHDVSYPDGYIPSSKSKLAQEDLKPAKEFPFILDPFQSEAIKCLDKAESVMVSAHTSAGKTVVALYAIAMSLKNKQRVIYTSPIKALSNQKYREFKEEFSDVGLMTGDVTIEPNASCLVMTTEIWRSMLYKGSEVIREVAWVVFDEVHYMRDRERGVVWEESIVMAPKNCRFVFLSATVPNAKEFADWVAKVHQQPCHIVYTDYRPTPLQHYLFPSGGDGLYLVVDEKGKFREDSFQKALNALVPAKENEKKKENGKWQKGLVIGKTGEDSDIFKMVKMIVLRQYDPVILFSFSKRECEFLAMQMAKLDLNQDDEKDNTETIFWSAMDMLSDDDKKLPQVSNMLPLLKRGIGVHHSGLLPILKEVIEILFQEGLIKCLFATETFSIGLNMPARTVVFTNVRKFDGDKFRWLSSGEYIQMSGRAGRRGIDSRGICILMVDEKLEPSTTKMMVKGSADALNSAFHLSYNMLLNQLRCEDGDPENLLRNSFYQFQADRAIPDLQKQVKDLENEKDSILIEEEESLEDYYSLIQQYKGLKKDVREIVYAPRYCLPFLQPGRLACIKCTVDETSSSFSIEDEVTWGVIINFEKVKSISEDDGNRKPEDANYTVDILTRCFVHKDEAKKKTITIIPFKAPGEAVVVSVPLSQIYSISSIRVHIPKDLLHSEARENTLKKVLEVHSRFAKEIPVLDPKEEIKVEGASYNKAVRRIEALEHLFEKHKVAKSPIIEQKLKILHQKKELKARIKTIKKSIRSSTVLAFKDELKARKRVLRRLGYITRDDVVELKGKVACEISSADELVLTELMFNGVLKDVKVEEMVSLLSCFVWREKLKDAPKPRDDLESLFAQLQDTAKRVATVQLECKVEIDIENFASSFRPDIMEAVYAWTKGSKFYEIMEISQVFEGSLIRAIRRLEEVLQQLIEAAKSIGEKELESKFEEAVSKIKRDIVFAASLYL from the exons ATGGGTTCCGCGAAGAGGAAGTTCTCTGTAGGTCTTTCTGAAGTCTCTAGTCCTCCATCCAAGCAATTGAAGGAAGATGATATGCTCATTACAGATGATTCTGTCGCCTGTGTGCATGATGTGTCATACCCAGATGGATATATTCCTTCTTCGAAGTCTAAATTGGCTCAGGAAGACCTAAAACCGGCCAAAGAATTCCCATTTATACTCGACCCTTTTCAGTCAGAAGCAATTAAGTGTCTTGACAAAGCTGAATCCGTCATG GTATCAGCTCACACATCAGCAGGGAAAACTGTTGTTGCACTATATGCAATAGCAATGTCATTGAAGAATAAACAACGTGTAATATATACTTCACCGATTAAGGCTCTTAGTAATCAGAAATATAGAGAATTTAAAGAAGAGTTTTCAGATGTGGGTTTGATGACAGGAGATGTTACTATTGAACCAAATGCTTCTTGCTTG GTTATGACAACTGAAATTTGGCGTAGTATGTTGTATAAAGGATCAGAGGTTATTCGGGAAGTTGCTTGGGTTGTTTTTGATGAAGTACATTATATGCGTGATAGGGAAAGGGGTGTTGTATGGGAAGAGAGTATTGTTATGGCACCGAAGAATTGTCGTTTTGTATTTCTTTCGGCAACAGTTCCAAATGCTAAGGAGTTTGCAGATTGGGTTGCAAAG GTTCATCAGCAACCCTGCCACATTGTTTACACTGACTACAGGCCAACACCTCTGCAGCATTATCTATTTCCTTCTGGGGGTGATGGCCTATACTTGGTGGTTGATGAAAAGGGAAAATTTCGTGAAGACAGTTTTCAGAAGGCTTTGAATGCTCTTGTTCCAGCTAAAGAAAAcgagaagaaaaaggaaaatgGTAAATGGCAGAAAGGTCTTGTTATTGGTAAAACTGGGGAAGATAGTGATATTTTTAAGATGGTGAAAATGATTGTTTTGCGTCAGTACGATCCTGTGATATTGTTCAGCTTTAGCAAGAGGGAGTGTGAATTTCTTGCGATGCAG ATGGCAAAATTAGATTTAAATCAGGATGATGAGAAAGACAATACAGAAACTATATTTTGGAGTGCTATGGACATGCTATCTGATGATGATAAAAAGCTTCCCCAG GTCTCAAATATGCTGCCACTTTTGAAGCGTGGAATAGGGGTGCATCATTCCGGTTTGCTCCCAATACTTAAGGAAGTCATTGAGATACTTTTCCAGGAAGGGCTCATCAAG TGTTTGTTTGCCACTGAAACCTTCAGCATAGGCCTGAACATGCCTGCAAGAACGGTTGTTTTTACGAATGTGCGTAAATTTGACGGTGATAAATTTAGATGGCTGTCAAGTGGAGAGTATATACAAATGAGTGGCCGAGCTGGTCGTCGTGGTATTGATTCACGGGGAATATGCATTCTTATGGTGGATGAAAAGCTAGAAccttcaacaacaaaaatgatGGTCAAAGGAAGTGCTGATGCTTTAAACAG TGCATTCCATCTGAGCTACAACATGCTTCTAAATCAGCTGCGTTGTGAAGATGGGGATCCTGAGAATTTGCTCCGGAATTCATTCTATCAATTTCAGGCTGATCGAGCTATTCCTGACCTTCAG AAACAAGTGAAGGACCTTGAGAATGAGAAAGATTCAATTTTGATTGAAGAGGAAGAAAGTTTGGAAGATTATTACTCTTTAATTCAACAATATAAAGGTCTGAAGAAGGATGTAAGAGAGATTGTATATGCTCCGAGATACTGTTTACCATTCTTGCAGCCTGGAAGGCTTGCGTGCATTAAATGCACAGTTGATGAAACATCCTCATCCTTTTCCATTGAAGACGAGGTCACATGGGGAGTAATAATCAATTTTGAGAAAGTTAAGAGTATTTCTGAAG ATGACGGAAATAGAAAACCAGAAGATGCAAACTACACTGTTGACATTCTCACAAGGTGTTTTGTTCATAAAGATGAAGCTAAAAAGAAGACAATTACGATCATTCCCTTTAAGGCGCCTGGGGAAGCTGTTGTTGTTTCTGTTCCTCTCTCTCAG ATTTACAGTATAAGCAGCATCCGGGTTCACATACCAAAAGATCTTTTGCATTCAGAAGCTCGGGAAAACACTTTAAAGAAGGTGTTAGAGGTACACTCCAGATTTGCTAAAGAAATTCCGGTCTTGGATCCTAAGGAAGAAATTAAA GTTGAGGGTGCGTCATACAACAAAGCAGTTCGTCGGATAGAGGCTTTGGAGCAcctttttgaaaaacataaagtTGCAAAATCTCCTATAATCGAACAAAAACTCAAGATCCTTCACCAAAAGAAAGAACTGAAAGCCAGGATCAAAACAATTAAGAAATCAATCCGTTCATCTACTGTTTTGGCTTTCAAAGATGAACTTAAAGCCAGGAAACGAGTTTTAAGGAGACTTGG ATATATTACAAGAGATGATGTTGTAGAGTTGAAGGGGAAGGTTGCATGTGAAATCAGCAGTGCAGATGAATTGGTTCTTACAGAACTTATGTTTAATGGAGTTCTAAAGGATGTTAAGGTAGAAGAAATGGTGTCTCTTCTCTCTTGTTTTGTCTGGCGAGAGAAGCTTAAAGATGCCCCGAAGCCTAGGGATGATCTTGAATCCCTATTTGCTCAATTGCAAGACACCGCAAAGAGGGTTGCTACAGTCCAGCTTGAATGCAAG GTTGAAATCGACATTGAAAATTTTGCAAGTTCATTCCGTCCTGATATAATGGAGGCTGTTTATGCTTGGACAAAAGGATCAAAATTCTACGAGATTATGGAAATCAGTCAAGTGTTTGAAGGAAGCTTGATCAGGGCTATAAGGAGATTGGAAGAAGTCCTTCAGCAACTAATAGAAGCAGCAAAATCCATTGGTGAAAAGGAGCTCGAGTCAAAATTTGAAGAAGCTGTTTCCAAAATCAAAAGGGATATCGTTTTCGCCGCATCCCTTTACTTGTAA
- the LOC124910563 gene encoding uncharacterized protein LOC124910563 — protein MPLTNIVADALGVLTICLVGLLVLLGLFCIIYSFYFHTRIHNQGYIQLDYFSSPWIVRITLILFAIWWGFGEIARLNFLRREGRILNALNLKWQESVCKGYIVSNLGFAEPCMFLTLAFLLRSSLQRTDSGTLTQRWNGKTAVYVLLCCFPLLVLQLGVILLDPEFNPKEKSKVFFRKLPSYFTSAVSSKNSVVFCIYPLFSTAFLGLFAMVLTTYFIWIGRRIVKLVINKGLQKRVYTLIFSISCLLPLRILFLGLSVVSEPEKIWFEAFSFLAFLSLLCCAGVNIFLLVYYPIADSLALRRSLQDVEVSSSSYGNHHDTVSLIANQSYHPVEEIGNRGRNFNNSSGKCESIEEEEEVGGGFVELSLFCPSGHPSPPDSPQLHGWPMVHSN, from the coding sequence ATGCCCCTGACGAATATTGTTGCTGATGCACTAGGCGTGTTGACAATCTGCCTCGTAGGTCTTCTAGTCCTTCTCGGCTTATTCTGCATAATATATTCCTTTTATTTCCACACGCGAATTCACAATCAAGGTTATATTCAGCTAGACTATTTCAGCAGCCCTTGGATTGTTCGAATCACGCTTATCCTCTTCGCAATCTGGTGGGGATTCGGCGAGATAGCTCGTTTAAATTTTCTACGACGAGAGGGGAGAATCTTAAATGCCCTAAATTTAAAATGGCAGGAGTCTGTTTGCAAGGGTTATATCGTTTCGAATCTGGGATTTGCAGAGCCTTGCATGTTCCTCACACTTGCATTTCTTCTTCGATCCTCACTGCAGAGGACAGATTCAGGAACCCTAACCCAAAGATGGAATGGAAAAACAGCTGTCTATGTTCTGTTGTGTTGCTTCCCGCTCCTTGTTCTTCAGCTCGGAGTTATATTGCTCGATCCAGAATTTAACCCAAAAGAGAAAAGTAAGGTCTTTTTCCGCAAGTTACCTTCTTATTTCACTAGTGCAGTTTCATCGAAGAATAGTGTTGTTTTCTGCATTTACCCATTGTTTAGTACTGCTTTCCTTGGACTTTTCGCAATGGTATTAACTACTTACTTTATCTGGATTGGGAGGAGAATTGTGAAACTGGTGATCAATAAGGGTCTGCAGAAGAGAGTATACACATTGATATTCTCAATTTCGTGTCTACTTCCATTAAGGATTTTGTTCCTTGGTTTATCTGTTGTGTCTGAACCTGAAAAGATCTGGTTTGAAGCGTTCTCTTTCTTGGCTTTTCTTTCACTTCTTTGCTGTGCTGGGGTGAACATCTTCTTGCTTGTGTATTACCCAATTGCGGATTCTTTAGCTTTGAGGAGGAGTTTGCAGGATGTAGAAGTGTCGTCGTCTAGTTATGGAAATCATCATGACACAGTTTCACTAATTGCTAACCAAAGTTATCATCCTGTTGAAGAAATTGGCAATCGTGGGAGAAACTTTAACAATTCGTCTGGAAAATGTGAAtctattgaagaagaagaagaagttggagGTGGTTTTGTGGAACTGAGTCTTTTCTGTCCTAGTGGGCATCCGAGTCCTCCAGATTCACCTCAATTACATGGTTGGCCAATGGTTCATTCTAATTGA
- the LOC124944714 gene encoding ras-related protein RABD1 yields MSNGYDYLFKLLLIGDSSVGKSCLLLRFADDSYVDSYISTIGVDFKIRTVDLDGKTVKLQIWDTAGQERFRTITSSYYRGAHGIIIVYDVTETESFNNVKQWLNEIDRYANDSVCKLLVGNKCDLVENKVVDTQTAKDFADELGIPFLETSAKDSINVEQAFLTMAGEIKKKMGNLASANKNDAGNVQIKGQPIEQKNNCCG; encoded by the exons ATGAGCAACGGATA TGACTATTTGTTCAAGCTGTTGTTAATCGGAGACTCTTCTGTCGGAAAATCATGTCTGCTTCTCAGATTTGCT GATGATTCTTATGTTGATAGTTACATAAGCACCATTGGTGTTGACTTT AAGATAAGAACAGTTGATCTTGATGGGAAGACAGTCAAGTTGCAAATT TGGGACACTGCTGGACAAGAGCGATTTCGGACTATAACTAGCAGTTACTACCGAGGAGCACATGGAATCATT ATTGTCTATGATGTAACTGAGACGGAGAGCTTCAACAATGTGAAGCAATGGCTGAACGAGATCGATCGATATGCAAACGACAGTGTGTGCAAACTTCTAGTTGGAAACAAATGTGATTTAGTTGAGAACAAGGTTGTTGACACTCAAACTGCAAAG GATTTTGCAGATGAGCTTGGAATTCCCTTCCTAGAGACTAGTGCAAAGGACTCCATAAATGTGGAACAAGCTTTTCTGACTATGGCtggagaaattaagaaaaa AATGGGTAACCTTGCATCTGCAAACAAGAATGATGCTGGCAATGTTCAAATCAAAGGGCAGCCAATTGAGCAGAAGAACAATTGTTGTGGCTAA
- the LOC124944713 gene encoding protein EMSY-LIKE 3-like, which produces MDFVPYDSSGTDDDISLPHQNRMQRGGRVAGNGRPAVPGSVSYGIVYNDTEMENQIHLLEQEAYSSVLRAFKAQADAITWEKASLMTELRKELRLSNEEHRELLSQVNSDELIRRISEWRQSGGNLPIVAGTGQIVRDPVPSPSVSASRKKQKIASAVPSQSYGGPSTSTIPQSIGASGQPSSSSAAKRGTMLGSKSKRPKSSGQMLPGRAQHASSSGVPGRAPQLNNNNNNNRVTTGASASEATTFDPLIGRKVRTRWPDDNNFYEAVITNYNADEGRHALVYDIGTENETWELVNLSEISPEDIMWNGDDPGVSRQGDFRHRTDRPVVGRESALPSGRGVPKSRPRKDLPPSQQNGAVKKGTDEIKILNTDSLIKEVERVFSISHPDPIEVEKAKKALKEQEQALTAAIAKLADISEGENGMKLL; this is translated from the exons ATGGATTTCGTGCCCTACGACAGCAGTG GGACTGATGATGATATTTCTCTTCCTCATCAGAATAGAATGCAAAGAGGGGGTCGTGTTGCAGGGAATGGAAGACCTGCTGTCCCTGGTTCTGTTTCATATGGTATAGTCTATAATGATACAGAAATGGAGAACCAAATTCATCTTCTTGAACAAGAAGCATACAGTTCGGTTCTAAGAGCTTTTAAAGCTCAAGCTGATGCCATTACTTGG GAGAAGGCAAGTTTAATGACTGAACTAAGGAAAGAGCTGAGATTGTCTAATGAAGAACATAGAGAGCTTCTTAGCCAAGTTAATTCTGATGAACTCATACGGAGGATAAG TGAGTGGAGACAGTCTGGCGGGAATCTTCCTATTGTGGCGGGTACTGGGCAAATTGTCCGTGATCCTGTTCCTAGTCCTTCTGTCTCAGCATCACGAAAGAAACAAAAGATAGCATCTGCAGTTCCTTCTCAATCATATGGCGGACCATCTACTTCTACCATTCCTCAATCAATAGGAGCTTCTGGCCaaccatcatcttcttcagctGCGAAACGAGGAACTATGCTGGGATCTAAGAGCAAGAGGCCGAAATCTTCGGGTCAGATGTTGCCTGGAAGGGCACAGCATGCTTCTTCTTCGGGTGTACCTGGAAGAGCTCCtcaacttaataataataataataataatcgaGTTACTACAGGGGCTTCTGCAAGTGAAGCAACCACTTTTGATCCTTTGATTGGAAGAAAAGTGAGAACCAGGTGGCCTGATGACAATAACTTTTATGAAGCTGTTATTACAAATTACAATGCTGATGAG GGCCGACATGCTCTAGTTTATGACATTGGGACTGAAAACGAGACGTGGGAATTGGTCAACCTTTCCGAG ATTTCTCCTGAAGATATTATGTGGAATGGCGATGACCCAGGAGTATCTCGCCAAGGGGACTTTCGACATAGAACAGATAGACCTGTTGTTGGGCGTGAAAGTGCTCTGCCCTCAGGTAGAGGAGTGCCAAAGAGTCGACCGAGGAAAGATTTGCCACCATCTCAGCAGAACGGTGCAGTCAAGAAAGGAACAGATGagattaaaatacttaatacCGATAGTTTAATTAAGGAG GTCGAAAGGGTCTTTAGCATTAGTCATCCAGATCCAATAGAGGTTGAGAAAGCCAAGAAAGCCTTAAAA GAGCAGGAACAAGCTCTTACTGCTGCCATTGCTAAGCTTGCAGATATATCTGAAGGTGAAAATGGAATGAAATTACTTTGA